From Onychostoma macrolepis isolate SWU-2019 chromosome 19, ASM1243209v1, whole genome shotgun sequence, a single genomic window includes:
- the azin1b gene encoding antizyme inhibitor 1b, whose protein sequence is MKGFVDAPNYFIELLEGGTTLDNVIDSHVYEQNLAEKNAFVVADLGALMRQHVLWKTTMPLVRPFYPVSCNSSPVVIEVLSALGVGFVCANKAETTLVLNHDVPPENIILSGVCKQLSLIKHAAKTGINYLVCENEAELRKIARAHPEAKLLLQVSTDAQVEEASVTIGCSLKSCRHLLEMAKELSVNVVGVTFQVPASCRDPQAYTHALSDARCIFDMAKELGFDMKILDIGGGFSGSEFQLKQVNSIVRPLLEAYFPSASGVSVIAEPGNFFVFSSFTLAVNVIGKKAVYRDLHSSTHDELTPNDAPEFVYYMNDGVYGSFMGKLFGNVITTPSVHKLSLTLDEPVFSSSLWGPSCDPLDQVVEHCLLPELAVGDWLIFNNMGASGQEGPSTLSDTDQPPVYYTISTDDWFEMQEAGISLDDTMKNLSLVQYGL, encoded by the exons ATGAAAGGATTTGTTGATGCACCAAACTACTTCATTGAACTACTTGAGGGAGGAACGACCCTTGACAATGTCATCGACAGCCATGTCTATGAGCAAAATCTG GCTGAAAAGAATGCATTTGTTGTGGCCGACCTTGGGGCCCTAATGCGACAGCATGTTCTGTGGAAGACCACTATGCCTCTTGTTCGACCCTTCTACCCAGTCAGCTGTAACAGCAGCCCTGTAGTCATTGAAGTCCTGTCTGCTCTTGGCGTTGGTTTTGTCTGTGCAAATAAG GCTGAAACCACATTGGTACTCAATCATGATGTCCCTCCTGAGAACATCATCCTGTCTGGAGTTTGCAAGCAGCTTTCACTCATCAAACACGCGGCCAAGACTGGCATTAACTATTTGGTGTGTGAAAATGAGGCAGAGCTTCGCAAAATTGCCCGTGCCCATCCTGAGGCCAA GCTTTTGCTTCAAGTGTCTACTGACGCACAGGTTGAGGAAGCAAGTGTGACCATTGGTTGCTCCCTAAAGAGCTGTAGACACCTTTTGGAAATGGCCAAGGAGTTGAGTGTGAATGTGGTTGGAGTCAC GTTCCAAGTACCAGCATCATGCCGAGATCCCCAAGCATACACCCATGCACTGTCAGACGCCCGCTGCATCTTTGACATGGCG AAGGAACTAGGCTTTGACATGAAGATCCTGGATATTGGTGGAGGATTCAGTGGTTCTGAGTTTCAGTTGAAACAG GTAAATTCGATCGTCAGACCCCTGCTGGAGGCCTATTTCCCCTCAGCGTCTGGAGTGAGCGTCATCGCTGAACCGGGAAATTTCTTTGTGTTTTCCTCCTTCACTCTGGCTGTCAATGTTATTGGCAAAAAAGCAGTATACCGGGATCTTCATAGCAGCACTCATG ATGAGCTGACCCCAAACGATGCACCAGAATTTGTGTATTACATGAATGATGGTGTTTATGGATCTTTCATGGGGAAGTTGTTTGGAAATGTCATCACCACACCATCTGTCCACAAG CTGTCGCTCACCCTAGATGAGCCCGTGTTTTCCAGCAGCCTGTGGGGTCCATCGTGTGACCCTCTGGACCAGGTGGTGGAGCACTGCCTGCTCCCTGAGCTCGCTGTTGGGGACTGGCTCATTTTCAACAACATGGGGGCCAGCGGTCAGGAGGGTCCGTCAACCCTCAGCGACACAGACCAACCACCTGTGTATTACACCATCTCCACAGATGACTG